Proteins from one Impatiens glandulifera chromosome 2, dImpGla2.1, whole genome shotgun sequence genomic window:
- the LOC124924688 gene encoding nucleolar protein 12-like, whose amino-acid sequence MALAKKRKADELATELSKKNELAKKRELAKKRKAKMAANDVEEEEEDRENDEEDEENGEEDNENDEEIEDEDSEEVEEKNGKDEKIVEKEMIVEKKKEIVEKEMIVEKEEIVEKEIIMEKEEEIVENKEKNKEDDKKSKQLRDYTDPGGKGFKLNDPVTVNPMLRYEEEKMKDLKKWLKSKDKDLKDLTTCETNRSIFNRLLMSQK is encoded by the exons ATGGCGTTGGCCAAGAAGAGGAAGGCGGATGAGTTGGCCACTGAGTTGTCCAAGAAGAACgagttggccaagaagagggagttggccaagaagaggaAGGCGAAGATGGCAGCCAAT GACgtggaagaggaagaggaggacaGGGAGAATGACGAGGAGGACGAGGAGAATGGAGAGGAGGACAATGAGAATGACGAGGAGATTGAG GACGAGGATTCAGaggaggtggaggagaagaatggg AAGGATGAGAAGATTGTGGAGAAGGAGATGATtgtagagaagaagaaggagattGTGGAGAAGGAGATGATTGTAGAGAAGGAGGAGATTGTGGAGAAGGAGATAATTATGGAGAAAGAGGAGGAGATTGTGGAGAATaaggagaagaataaggaggaTGAT AAGAAGTCGAAACAATTGAGGGATTACACCGACCCTGGTGGGAAAGGGTTTAAACTTAATGATCCGGTTACGGTTAATCCTATGTTACGATATGAAGAGGAAAAAATGAAGGATTTGAAGAAATGGTTGAAGAGTAAGGATAAAGACCTCAAGGATTTGACTACTTGCGAAACAAATCGTTCTATATTTAACAGATTGCTCATGTCTCAAAAATAG